Proteins from one Camelina sativa cultivar DH55 chromosome 8, Cs, whole genome shotgun sequence genomic window:
- the LOC104707855 gene encoding uncharacterized protein LOC104707855 has translation MSQKPHLESSRSSIESCTSQLLSWRPFHRSKTLDPPQQQQQTNAFHHFTPKRPCFSDRSTSFSIDAFSRLSLADETLSASNYSSKGSFRLVARKRRRRNSRSVSGRSSDRSGTRRCCSIGAHGTCSDLPFAVGTDSSGELFGEANWGSDVSEAARHSRRERRDSGGEKEASGGFGFAVGIDPMGNESGYGSEPGYRGDAEFGYGDEFDDEEEDVKPLFWGDTDSTMGMSGDTKFSDCKPQFRCRRRRQHDYKTVDSMR, from the exons atgtcTCAGAAACCACATCTAGAGTCATCACGAAGCTCAATTGAGTCTTGCACTTCACAGCTCCTCTCATGGCGACCATTTCACCGCTCCAAAACCCTAGACCCaccgcagcagcagcagcagaccAATGCGTTTCATCACTTCACTCCCAAACGCCCTTGCTTCTCCGATCGATCCACTTCTTTCTCCATCGATGCTTTCAGCCGTCTCTCACTCGCCGACGAGACGCTATCTGCTTCCAATTACAGCAGTAAAGGAAGTTTCCGGTTAGTAGCGAGGAAACGACGGCGGCGTAACTCGAGATCGGTGTCTGGTCGGAGCAGTGATCGGAGTGGGACTCGGAGGTGTTGCTCCATTGGAGCTCATGGGACTTGCTCGGATTTGCCTTTCGCCGTCGGTACGGATTCGAGTGGTGAGCTTTTTGGTGAAGCGAATTGGGGTTCTGATGTGAGTGAGGCGGCGAGGCATTCACGGAGAGAGCGCCGTGATTCCGGTGGTGAGAAGGAAGCTTCTGGAGGGTTCGGGTTCGCTGTTGGGATTGATCCGATGGGGAATGAATCTGGTTATGGGAGTGAACCTGGTTACAGGGGTGATGCTGAGTTTGGTTATGGTGATGAGttcgatgatgaagaagaagatgttaagCCATTGTTTTGGGGAG ATACAGATTCAACAATGGGGATGTCTGGTGATACGAAATTCTCAGATTGTAAACCTCAATTCAGGTGCCGGAGAAGAAGACAACATGACTACAAAACTGTTGATTCCATGAGATGA
- the LOC104707854 gene encoding serine/arginine-rich splicing factor SR34B isoform X2, whose translation MSSRSSRTIYVGNLPGDIREREVEDLFIKYGPIVQIDLKIPPRPPGYAFVEFEDARDADDAIYGRDGYDFDGHRLRVELAHGGRRSSHDARGSYSGGGRRGGRDGGDGGRGRGPSRRSEYRVVVSGLPSSASWQDLKDHMRKGGEVCFSQVFRDGRGTTGIVDYTSYEDMKYAVKKLDDTEFRNAFSHGYVRVREYDSRRDSRSPSRGRSYSKSRSRSRSRSRSRGQSHSRSRSRSRSRSRSPKAKSSRRSPAKSISRSSRSRSRSKSRSLSPGGYGYTYNQLKYGK comes from the exons atgagCAGCCGTTCGAGTAGAACTATTTACGTTGGGAACCTTCCCGGCGATATCCGCGAAAGAGAAGTTGAAGATTTGTTCATTAAG TATGGACCTATTGTTCAAATTGATTTGAAGATTCCCCCGAGGCCTCCAGGCTATGCTTTCGTCgag TTTGAGGATGCTCGGGATGCTGACGATGCAATTTATGGCCGTGATGGTTATGATTTTGATGGGCATCGTTTACGG GTGGAGCTAGCTCATGGTGGAAGGCGTTCATCACATGATGCTCGTGGTAGTTACAGTGGTGGTGGTCGTCGTGGCGGTCGTGATGGTGGTGAcggtggtcgtgggcgtgggcCATCTAGGAGATCCGAGTACCGCG TTGTAGTGTCAGGTTTGCCTTCATCTGCTTCCTGGCAAGACCTTAAG GATCACATGCGTAAAGGAGGAGAAGTCTGTTTCTCTCAAGTGTTCCGTGATGGTAGAG GTACAACTGGAATCGTAGATTATACTAGCTACGAGGACATGAAGTATGCG GTAAAAAAGCTTGACGATACAGAGTTTCGGAATGCGTTTTCTCATGGATATGTCCGG GTTAGAGAATATGACTCAAGGAGGGATTCGAGGAGCCCCAGCCGTGGAAGATCCTATTCTAAGAGTCGCAGCCGTAGCCGCAGCCGTAGCCGCAGCCGTGGGCAGAGTCACAGCCGTAGTCGTAGCCGCAGCAGAAGCAGGAGCAGAAGTCCAAAGGCTAAATCATCGCGTAGATCGCCTGCAAAATCTATATCAAGATCTTCTCGCTCTCGCTCCCGCTCTAAGTCAAGGTCACTGTCTCCGGGAGG ATATGGATATACATACAATCAACTAAAATATGGGAAATAG
- the LOC104707854 gene encoding serine/arginine-rich splicing factor SR34B isoform X3, whose protein sequence is MSSRSSRTIYVGNLPGDIREREVEDLFIKYGPIVQIDLKIPPRPPGYAFVEFEDARDADDAIYGRDGYDFDGHRLRVELAHGGRRSSHDARGSYSGGGRRGGRDGGDGGRGRGPSRRSEYRVVVSGLPSSASWQDLKDHMRKGGEVCFSQVFRDGRGTTGIVDYTSYEDMKYAVKKLDDTEFRNAFSHGYVRVREYDSRRDSRSPSRGRSYSKSRSRSRSRSRSRGQSHSRSRSRSRSRSRSPKAKSSRRSPAKSISRSSRSRSRSKSRSLSPGGSRSRSRSPLPSVQKEASKSPSKQLSPAKSPMRGRSKSRSRSPSRCD, encoded by the exons atgagCAGCCGTTCGAGTAGAACTATTTACGTTGGGAACCTTCCCGGCGATATCCGCGAAAGAGAAGTTGAAGATTTGTTCATTAAG TATGGACCTATTGTTCAAATTGATTTGAAGATTCCCCCGAGGCCTCCAGGCTATGCTTTCGTCgag TTTGAGGATGCTCGGGATGCTGACGATGCAATTTATGGCCGTGATGGTTATGATTTTGATGGGCATCGTTTACGG GTGGAGCTAGCTCATGGTGGAAGGCGTTCATCACATGATGCTCGTGGTAGTTACAGTGGTGGTGGTCGTCGTGGCGGTCGTGATGGTGGTGAcggtggtcgtgggcgtgggcCATCTAGGAGATCCGAGTACCGCG TTGTAGTGTCAGGTTTGCCTTCATCTGCTTCCTGGCAAGACCTTAAG GATCACATGCGTAAAGGAGGAGAAGTCTGTTTCTCTCAAGTGTTCCGTGATGGTAGAG GTACAACTGGAATCGTAGATTATACTAGCTACGAGGACATGAAGTATGCG GTAAAAAAGCTTGACGATACAGAGTTTCGGAATGCGTTTTCTCATGGATATGTCCGG GTTAGAGAATATGACTCAAGGAGGGATTCGAGGAGCCCCAGCCGTGGAAGATCCTATTCTAAGAGTCGCAGCCGTAGCCGCAGCCGTAGCCGCAGCCGTGGGCAGAGTCACAGCCGTAGTCGTAGCCGCAGCAGAAGCAGGAGCAGAAGTCCAAAGGCTAAATCATCGCGTAGATCGCCTGCAAAATCTATATCAAGATCTTCTCGCTCTCGCTCCCGCTCTAAGTCAAGGTCACTGTCTCCGGGAGG ATCTCGTTCAAGGTCAAGATCTCCTCTACCATCT GTTCAGAAGGAAGCTAGCAAGAGCCCTAGCAAGCAGCTGAGCCCAGCAAAGAGCCCTATGCGTGGTAGGAGCAAGAGCAGAAGCAGGAGCCCATCTCG GTGTGACTAA
- the LOC104707854 gene encoding serine/arginine-rich splicing factor SR34B isoform X1 — translation MSSRSSRTIYVGNLPGDIREREVEDLFIKYGPIVQIDLKIPPRPPGYAFVEFEDARDADDAIYGRDGYDFDGHRLRVELAHGGRRSSHDARGSYSGGGRRGGRDGGDGGRGRGPSRRSEYRVVVSGLPSSASWQDLKDHMRKGGEVCFSQVFRDGRGTTGIVDYTSYEDMKYAVKKLDDTEFRNAFSHGYVRVREYDSRRDSRSPSRGRSYSKSRSRSRSRSRSRGQSHSRSRSRSRSRSRSPKAKSSRRSPAKSISRSSRSRSRSKSRSLSPGGSRSRSRSPLPSVQKEASKSPSKQLSPAKSPMRGRSKSRSRSPSR, via the exons atgagCAGCCGTTCGAGTAGAACTATTTACGTTGGGAACCTTCCCGGCGATATCCGCGAAAGAGAAGTTGAAGATTTGTTCATTAAG TATGGACCTATTGTTCAAATTGATTTGAAGATTCCCCCGAGGCCTCCAGGCTATGCTTTCGTCgag TTTGAGGATGCTCGGGATGCTGACGATGCAATTTATGGCCGTGATGGTTATGATTTTGATGGGCATCGTTTACGG GTGGAGCTAGCTCATGGTGGAAGGCGTTCATCACATGATGCTCGTGGTAGTTACAGTGGTGGTGGTCGTCGTGGCGGTCGTGATGGTGGTGAcggtggtcgtgggcgtgggcCATCTAGGAGATCCGAGTACCGCG TTGTAGTGTCAGGTTTGCCTTCATCTGCTTCCTGGCAAGACCTTAAG GATCACATGCGTAAAGGAGGAGAAGTCTGTTTCTCTCAAGTGTTCCGTGATGGTAGAG GTACAACTGGAATCGTAGATTATACTAGCTACGAGGACATGAAGTATGCG GTAAAAAAGCTTGACGATACAGAGTTTCGGAATGCGTTTTCTCATGGATATGTCCGG GTTAGAGAATATGACTCAAGGAGGGATTCGAGGAGCCCCAGCCGTGGAAGATCCTATTCTAAGAGTCGCAGCCGTAGCCGCAGCCGTAGCCGCAGCCGTGGGCAGAGTCACAGCCGTAGTCGTAGCCGCAGCAGAAGCAGGAGCAGAAGTCCAAAGGCTAAATCATCGCGTAGATCGCCTGCAAAATCTATATCAAGATCTTCTCGCTCTCGCTCCCGCTCTAAGTCAAGGTCACTGTCTCCGGGAGG ATCTCGTTCAAGGTCAAGATCTCCTCTACCATCT GTTCAGAAGGAAGCTAGCAAGAGCCCTAGCAAGCAGCTGAGCCCAGCAAAGAGCCCTATGCGTGGTAGGAGCAAGAGCAGAAGCAGGAGCCCATCTCG GTAA
- the LOC104707852 gene encoding uncharacterized protein Os08g0359500-like isoform X1 codes for MSRHPEVKWAETTHKIFLTVVLADTKDTKVNLAPEGVFDFSAKVGPENHLYELNLELHDKVNVEESKINVGERSIFCIIEKAEPERWNKLLRVGKPPHYVKVDWDKWVDEDEEGNAGAGDMDMSGMGGMGGMGGMEGMDFSKFGGMGGLEGLGGMGGLGGMAGLEGLGGMGGMGGMGGMGGMGGMEEFEDSDDEEETAKSGDKKDDDVKVEAPATEKAPAGEQTTSVKSDK; via the exons ATGAG TCGTCATCCTGAAGTGAAGTGGGCTGAGACTACCCACAAGATTTTCCTCACTGTAGTATTAGCAGATACTAAGGACACGAAGGTCAATCTAGCCCCAGAAGGAGTCTTTGATTTCTCTGCTAAAGTTGGTCCAGAAAACCATCTTTATGAGCTTAATCTCGAACTTCACGATAAAGTCAATGTTGAG gaaagCAAGATCAACGTTGGAGAAAGAAGCATATTCTGCATAATAGAGAAAGCAGAGCCAGAAAGGTGGAACAAACTACTCCGTGTCGGAAAGCCGCCACACTATGTCAAGGTGGATTGGGACAAATGGgtagatgaggatgaagaaggcAACGCTG gtgCTGGAGATATGGATATGAGTGGAATGGGAGGCATGGGAGGAATGGGTGGAATGGAAGGAATGGATTTCTCG AAATTTGGGGGAATGGGCGGACTTGAAGGGCTCGGTGGAATGGGTGGACTCGGTGGTATGGCTGGACTTGAAGGACTTGGCGGCATGGGTGGTATGGGAGGAATGGGAGGCATGGGTGGTATGGGTGGAATGGAAGAGTTTGAAGACAGCGATGATGAAG AAGAAACAGCGAAATCAGGAGacaagaaagatgatgatgtcAAGGTGGAAGCTCCTGCGACAGAGAAGGCACCAGCAGGAGAACAAACAACATCTGTTAAATCAGACAAGTGA
- the LOC104707852 gene encoding uncharacterized protein Os08g0359500-like isoform X2, whose amino-acid sequence MSRHPEVKWAETTHKIFLTVVLADTKDTKVNLAPEGVFDFSAKVGPENHLYELNLELHDKVNVEESKINVGERSIFCIIEKAEPERWNKLLRVGKPPHYVKVDWDKWVDEDEEGNAGAGDMDMSGMGGMGGMGGMEGMDFSKFGGMGGLEGLGGMGGLGGMAGLEGLGGMGGMEEFEDSDDEEETAKSGDKKDDDVKVEAPATEKAPAGEQTTSVKSDK is encoded by the exons ATGAG TCGTCATCCTGAAGTGAAGTGGGCTGAGACTACCCACAAGATTTTCCTCACTGTAGTATTAGCAGATACTAAGGACACGAAGGTCAATCTAGCCCCAGAAGGAGTCTTTGATTTCTCTGCTAAAGTTGGTCCAGAAAACCATCTTTATGAGCTTAATCTCGAACTTCACGATAAAGTCAATGTTGAG gaaagCAAGATCAACGTTGGAGAAAGAAGCATATTCTGCATAATAGAGAAAGCAGAGCCAGAAAGGTGGAACAAACTACTCCGTGTCGGAAAGCCGCCACACTATGTCAAGGTGGATTGGGACAAATGGgtagatgaggatgaagaaggcAACGCTG gtgCTGGAGATATGGATATGAGTGGAATGGGAGGCATGGGAGGAATGGGTGGAATGGAAGGAATGGATTTCTCG AAATTTGGGGGAATGGGCGGACTTGAAGGGCTCGGTGGAATGGGTGGACTCGGTGGTATGGCTGGACTTGAAGGACTTGGCGGCATGGGTG GAATGGAAGAGTTTGAAGACAGCGATGATGAAG AAGAAACAGCGAAATCAGGAGacaagaaagatgatgatgtcAAGGTGGAAGCTCCTGCGACAGAGAAGGCACCAGCAGGAGAACAAACAACATCTGTTAAATCAGACAAGTGA
- the LOC104707856 gene encoding uncharacterized protein LOC104707856 has translation MLQLQSLTLSSSLPVAALCEVILTSFQPLKVRSKTSQSPCHLVICLCHAPLKSTSSSLCSSDLDPLTKCVAWSQLDRSSVLTLEPYKISTRPRDPTFAPHDSRSSRNIGIMIFSPRRRGYQNVPTLLSLPSMCHELCHLQFTKVPKVALLCQSLESFGIMTIAPRSVVTESSSSMPFPNLIPQSLSSSMPFPNLIPQSLSLPLSRSSHRVSRLWKPSQRPNVILIRTIYHITAASANVASDHLELVYGLVLLCSSLQYLWFMIVDLSIFTFVASICYQALLWISLNPCNFATLFV, from the exons ATGCTTCAGCTTCAATCCCTCACCCTCTCTTCGTCTCTTCCGGTGGCTGCTCTATGCGAGGTAATTCTCACGAGCTTCCAGCCTCTCAAAGTCAGATCTAAGACTTCACAAAGCCCTTGTCATCTTGTCATCTGTCTTTGTCACGCCCCCTTGAAGTCAACCTCATCATCTCTCTGCTCCTCGGATCTAGATCCCCTCACCAAGTGTGTTGCTTGGTCGCAGTTGGACAGGAGCTCTGTGTTGACGCTGGAGCCTTACAAGATCTCGACAAGACCCCGAGACCCTACCTTTGCACCTCATGATTCCAG AAGCTCTAGGAACATCGGCATTATGATCTTCTCTCCAAGGAGAAGAGGTTACCAAAACGTTCCCACTCTTCTCTCCTTACCTTCCATGTGCCATGAACTTTGTCATTTACAATTTACCAAAGTCCCGAAGGTTGCTCTCCTTTGCCAAAGTCTTGAGAGTTTCGGCATTATGACCATTGCTCCAAGGAGTGTGGTTACCGAATCCTCTTCAAGCATGCCATTCCCAAACCTAATCCCCCAATCACTCTCTTCAAGCATGCCATTCCCAAACCTAATCCCCCAATCACTCTCCTTGCCATTGAGCAGATCAAGCCATCGTGTCTCTCGGCTATGGAAACCTTCACAACGTCCCAATGTCATCTTGATAAGGACCATTTACCACATTACCGCTGCTTCCGCGAATGTGGCGTCGGATCATCTTGAGTTAGTTTACGGTTTGGTGCTCCTTTGCTCAAGCCTCCAATATCTCTGGTTTATGATTGTCGATCTATCTATCTTTACCTTTGTTGCTTCTATTTGTTATCAAGCTTTACTTTGGATATCTCTAAACCCTTGTAACTTTGctactttgtttgtttga
- the LOC104707853 gene encoding phytochrome A-associated F-box protein → MADSVFSLVPEDVVFKIFFKLQDDPRYWARLACVCTKFSSIVRNVCWKTQCYSAIPTVISDLLPPSSSSSSSAASSSSLTPPPPGGWASLYKLAVCCPGLFHAGILLENSDFGLERELGPDQSLDRKLTPTDLACDDGEVSKPVGSGLETTSFWSLYDDLYTDTLSAPPEDSTDDQEEEEIETSEIRPGRDLPVRKRRKICRSLGSHLASGAWNLSREQGNKLLASRFRGDCLYICNWPGCIHVEEKRNYMLFRGVFKDFKRSRVWRTINDGNRSKISGLKCAFCLCDETWDLHSSFCLRRVFGFHDDGEPVVRAYVCENGHVSGAWTALPLYT, encoded by the coding sequence ATGGCTGATTCTGTATTCTCTTTGGTACCAGAAGACGTagttttcaaaatcttcttcaaGCTCCAAGATGATCCAAGATACTGGGCTCGTCTTGCATGCGTCTGCACCAAATTCTCATCTATTGTAAGAAACGTTTGCTGGAAAACACAGTGCTACTCCGCAATCCCCACCGTCATCTCCGATCtccttcctccttcttcttcttcttcttcttccgccgcATCGTCTTCATCCctaactcctcctcctcctggtGGTTGGGCTTCTCTCTACAAACTCGCCGTCTGTTGTCCTGGTCTCTTCCACGCCGGGATTCTCCTCGAAAACTCCGATTTCGGTTTAGAACGTGAGCTAGGTCCCGATCAAAGCCTCGATCGTAAACTTACACCGACGGATCTAGCTTGCGACGACGGAGAAGTTTCGAAACCAGTCGGATCTGGTTTAGAAACGACCTCGTTTTGGTCTCTCTACGACGATCTCTACACCGATACGCTCTCCGCTCCTCCGGAAGATTCGACGGacgatcaagaagaagaagaaatcgaaacGAGTGAGATCAGACCTGGACGAGATCTTCCGGTAAGGAAACGAAGGAAGATTTGTAGATCTCTAGGATCTCATTTAGCTTCAGGAGCTTGGAACCTTAGCCGTGAACAAGGCAACAAGCTTCTCGCCAGTAGATTCCGCGGTGATTGTCTCTACATTTGCAATTGGCCTGGTTGTATTCACGTCGAAGAGAAACGAAACTACATGTTGTTCAGAGGTGTTTTCAAAGATTTCAAACGCTCTCGTGTTTGGAGAACCATCAACGACGGTAACCGGAGTAAGATCTCCGGTTTGAAATGCGCCTTCTGCTTGTGCGACGAGACTTGGGATCTGCATTCATCGTTTTGTTTGAGAAGAGTGTTTGGGTTTCATGATGATGGTGAACCTGTTGTCAGAGCTTATGTTTGTGAGAATGGTCATGTCTCTGGTGCTTGGACTGCTTTACCTCTCTACACTTGA